The following proteins are encoded in a genomic region of Leptolyngbya boryana PCC 6306:
- a CDS encoding non-ribosomal peptide synthetase: MQSASIDRQQDTIEGYSLSPQQKHLWKLQQRDQHQPYRVQVSVQIDGAFDRERLKLALQNVVDRHEILRTTFKCLPGLTLPLQVIGECDFSWYSELNLSDRTAQVQVSQIEALFQEFGQLPFDFEQGSLFRVALVMLSAQKHMLLICLPALCGDGVAVKNLIREISQVYRACTQNQELTDEPLQYADIAAWQNELLDAEESETAKRYWRKLAIAEALTVKLPYERSTTKSSTFQPHVFSATIASPLVAEINEFAKTYECSTETFLLTCWQILLWRLTGQSEVVVNTAFSGRKYEELEPAIGTFVKYLPLYGQLSDRAQFINVLRKTEELQREADTWQEYFAWEEEARDPSILPFGFDFETLDLTSCGSELSWSIDRFSVCVDRCKLRLSCIDRHDGLTTDFHYDATVLQAEDIQRLAEQLQTLLESVIYNPQAEICTLNILSDRERHQLLVAFNHTQFDYPNQCFHHLFEQQVDHTPNNIAVVCGDQHLTYAELNARANQLAHYLRSLGVKSETLVGICVERSLDMLVGILGILKAGGAYVPFDPAYPQARIAFMLEDTQAPVVLTQARLLDRLPDTSAQLVCLDSAWETIERSSAENPPSSLTPDHLAYVIYTSGSTGKPKGTLIPHRGLVNYLCWCTQAYGVEQGEGALVHSSIAFDATITGLFAPLLVGSKVELLPEDLGIEALAIALQTKSNYSLIKITPAQLELLAQQLPAETASHRTQMFVIGGENLTAQHIAFWQTAAPETALVNEYGPTETVVGCCVYWVPSDQPSTGSIPIGRPIANTQLYLLDRNLQPVPTGFPGELYISGAGVARGYLNRPELTAERFIPNPFCSGSRLYKTGDLAQFLPNGTIEYLGRIDHQVKIRGFRIELGEIETVLAQHPAVQQAVVIDREDTPGDQRLVAYLVPAPSATPNASILRPFLQEKLPAYMVPSAFVVLKKLPLTSNGKVDRKALPAPEQVRPELEAAYIAPRNSIESTLAAIWAEVLGLEQIGVYDDFFDLGGHSLLLTQVTSRIHNALGIDLPMRQLFDAPTIAALAEVIADKQLEQADHDLLAHLIADLEQLPEADVKAALIAETSSTGSIDHE, encoded by the coding sequence ATGCAGAGTGCAAGTATAGACAGACAGCAAGACACGATCGAGGGCTATTCCCTTTCTCCGCAGCAGAAACATCTGTGGAAGTTGCAGCAAAGGGATCAGCACCAACCTTATCGCGTCCAGGTTTCGGTGCAGATTGATGGAGCCTTCGATCGCGAGAGACTCAAATTGGCGTTGCAGAACGTAGTCGATCGTCACGAAATTCTCCGAACTACATTCAAATGCTTACCCGGACTTACGCTCCCGCTTCAAGTGATAGGTGAGTGCGATTTTTCTTGGTACAGCGAACTGAATTTGAGCGATCGTACTGCTCAAGTGCAAGTGAGCCAAATCGAAGCTCTCTTTCAAGAATTCGGTCAACTTCCGTTTGACTTCGAGCAAGGATCGCTGTTTCGGGTTGCTTTAGTGATGCTGTCGGCTCAGAAGCACATGCTGTTGATCTGTTTACCTGCCCTCTGCGGAGATGGCGTGGCAGTCAAAAACTTAATTCGTGAGATCAGTCAGGTCTATCGTGCCTGCACCCAGAATCAGGAATTAACCGATGAGCCGTTACAGTATGCCGATATTGCAGCATGGCAAAACGAATTGTTAGACGCTGAAGAAAGCGAAACGGCAAAACGCTATTGGCGCAAGCTAGCGATCGCAGAAGCACTCACAGTCAAGTTGCCCTATGAACGCTCGACTACTAAATCCTCTACTTTTCAGCCCCATGTTTTTAGTGCCACGATCGCTTCGCCATTAGTCGCCGAGATCAATGAATTTGCGAAAACATACGAGTGTTCTACAGAAACTTTCTTACTCACCTGCTGGCAAATTCTGCTGTGGCGCTTAACGGGGCAATCTGAGGTGGTGGTGAACACCGCCTTTAGCGGACGAAAGTACGAAGAACTAGAACCCGCGATCGGCACCTTCGTGAAATATTTGCCGCTATATGGGCAACTAAGCGATCGTGCTCAATTCATAAATGTGTTACGAAAAACCGAGGAGTTGCAGCGTGAAGCCGACACTTGGCAGGAATATTTTGCTTGGGAGGAAGAAGCGCGCGATCCATCCATCTTGCCCTTTGGCTTTGACTTTGAAACGCTGGATCTCACCAGTTGCGGTTCTGAGCTTTCCTGGTCAATTGATCGATTTTCTGTGTGTGTCGATCGCTGCAAACTCAGGCTTTCTTGTATCGATCGCCATGACGGTCTAACCACAGATTTTCATTATGATGCAACTGTCCTTCAAGCTGAGGACATCCAACGCTTGGCAGAACAGTTGCAGACGCTCCTCGAAAGCGTGATTTACAACCCGCAAGCAGAAATTTGTACCTTAAATATTTTGAGCGATCGTGAACGGCATCAACTGCTCGTAGCGTTCAATCACACGCAATTCGATTATCCAAATCAATGCTTTCATCATCTGTTTGAACAACAGGTTGATCATACTCCAAACAACATTGCAGTTGTCTGTGGTGACCAGCATCTGACCTATGCTGAACTCAATGCTCGTGCCAATCAATTAGCCCATTATCTGCGATCGCTCGGTGTCAAATCTGAAACGCTTGTCGGAATCTGTGTTGAACGCTCTCTAGACATGCTGGTTGGGATTCTCGGCATTTTAAAGGCAGGGGGAGCGTATGTGCCCTTTGACCCGGCTTATCCCCAAGCGCGCATCGCCTTTATGTTAGAAGACACCCAGGCTCCTGTCGTGCTGACCCAGGCGCGACTCCTTGATCGCTTGCCTGACACTTCAGCCCAACTCGTTTGTCTCGATTCCGCTTGGGAGACGATCGAACGATCGAGTGCAGAAAACCCGCCATCCTCGCTCACACCAGACCACCTGGCTTATGTGATCTATACTTCCGGCTCGACTGGAAAACCCAAAGGAACCTTAATTCCGCATCGAGGACTCGTCAATTACTTGTGCTGGTGTACGCAAGCGTATGGGGTTGAGCAGGGGGAGGGGGCATTAGTTCATTCGTCGATCGCGTTTGATGCCACGATTACGGGGCTATTTGCGCCCTTACTGGTCGGCTCGAAAGTCGAACTACTGCCCGAAGACTTGGGAATTGAAGCGTTAGCCATTGCGCTCCAAACAAAGTCGAACTATAGCTTGATCAAAATTACCCCTGCACAACTCGAACTACTGGCACAACAGCTTCCTGCTGAAACCGCGTCGCATCGAACCCAGATGTTCGTGATTGGCGGTGAAAATCTGACGGCACAGCACATTGCTTTCTGGCAAACTGCCGCTCCTGAAACGGCTTTGGTGAATGAGTATGGTCCAACAGAAACCGTAGTCGGCTGCTGTGTCTACTGGGTTCCTTCCGATCAACCCTCGACAGGTTCCATTCCAATCGGTCGCCCCATTGCCAACACTCAGCTTTATTTGCTCGATCGCAATCTTCAACCAGTTCCCACCGGGTTTCCCGGTGAGCTATACATCAGTGGCGCAGGAGTCGCGCGGGGCTATCTCAATCGTCCTGAACTCACAGCAGAACGCTTTATTCCTAACCCCTTCTGCTCAGGTTCTCGGTTGTATAAAACCGGTGACCTGGCTCAATTTCTTCCCAACGGCACGATCGAATATTTGGGGCGTATCGATCATCAAGTCAAAATTCGCGGCTTCCGCATTGAGCTAGGCGAAATTGAAACTGTTCTGGCTCAGCATCCAGCCGTGCAGCAAGCAGTTGTCATCGATCGCGAAGATACTCCTGGAGATCAACGCCTGGTTGCCTATCTCGTTCCTGCACCTTCTGCCACGCCCAACGCCTCCATTCTCCGACCGTTTCTTCAGGAAAAACTTCCTGCCTATATGGTGCCGTCTGCGTTTGTGGTGTTAAAGAAGCTGCCGCTCACCTCTAATGGCAAAGTCGATCGCAAAGCCTTACCCGCACCCGAACAAGTCAGACCCGAGCTAGAAGCTGCCTATATTGCGCCTCGCAATTCGATCGAATCAACCCTAGCCGCAATTTGGGCGGAAGTTTTGGGACTCGAACAAATCGGTGTGTATGACGACTTCTTTGACTTGGGCGGACATTCCCTCTTGCTCACGCAAGTCACCTCTCGCATTCACAATGCTTTGGGGATCGACTTACCCATGCGTCAACTGTTTGATGCCCCCACGATCGCTGCTTTAGCCGAGGTGATTGCTGACAAACAACTAGAGCAAGCAGACCATGACCTCCTGGCTCACCTGATAGCAGACTTAGAGCAATTGCCGGAAGCTGACGTTAAAGCTGCCCTGATTGCTGAAACATCTTCCACCGGGAGCATTGACCATGAGTGA
- a CDS encoding non-ribosomal peptide synthetase, with product MSDLSQRLAALSPEKRALLLQRLHQTSQHPTPTQIQRQARSTNTFPLSFAQQRLWFLNQLEPGNAFYNMPAAILLKGHLNIAALEHSLDALIQRHEALRTNFTTVAGDPVQVIATARSHNLSIVDLHHCSEPEQTQRVQQLAQAEAQLPFDLGNDSLLRVCLLQLSETQHVLLFTLHHIIADAWSLGVLIQEFAQAYSAFSTGESLSLPELPIQYADFAVWQRQWLQGDVLETQLHYWQQQLQHAPPLLELPTDRPRPPVQTFRGAYQSLILPNALMEELKAFSRREDTTLFMTMLAAFKTLLYRYTGQTDLLVGSPIANRNRLEVENIIGVFINTLVLRTDVSGNPTFRELLAQVRKTTLDAYAHQDLPFERLVETLHLERNLSYNPVFQVMFQLQNAPMADLELPGLTLSNLETAGETTQFDLSLNMAETEAGLQALIEYSTDLFDDETIARMLGHFQTLLEGIVAHENDRLSNLPLLTKAEQHQFQEWNQTQVEFAQVPIHQLFEAQVKRTPDAIAAVFEQEHLTYQALNDRANQLASHLQTLGVRPNGLVGICVDRSLEMLVGILAILKAGGAYLPIDPAYPQDRIAFMLEDADVEILLTQSHLSPPLTQSNPKVLYLDSDWTTLSPGSPLPCSPDHLAYVIYTSGSTGKPKGVQIEHHSLSNFIQSLQQHLNLTSQDFFFSVTTITFDIAALELFLPLTVGARVVIASRAVACDGVRLSEALVQSGTTIMQATPATWRLLLASGWQGNAQLKVLCGGEALQADLASQLRSKCAALWNLYGPTETTIWSTIHAVESDNEPVPIGCPIANTEIYVLDRDRQLVPVGVTGELYIGGAGLARGYLNRPELTADRFLQLELPEQQQTRLYRTGDLARYRSDGTIECLGRIDHQVKVRGFRIELGEIESVLCQHPTVQQAAVTVRETEFGDQRIIAYVVPVSASHSEWRSFLNTKLPDYMVPAAFVRLEALPLTPNGKVDRKALPAPSEIPSELDPTLEAAQTPVEEMLASLWSQILGAEIGIHDDFFAFGGHSLLATQLMSRVRDVFNVELPLRVLFETPTIARLAPQIEKAMKTRQQLAIPPLQPVDRTQALPLSFAQQRLWFLSQLAPDSALYNFSAHVRLAGTLNISALEQSVNEVVRRHEALRTAFAVVEGQPIQIIAPTLTLPVPVVDLRSLSPAEQQTAVQHLVDEEDRKPFDLTCCPLLRVTVLRLNATEHVLLLTMHHIISDGWSMGVLLRELMALYEAFCTGQPSPLPALPIQYADFAVWQRQWLQGDVLDQQLHYWKQQLLGGNLPPLKLPTKPSQPKSQNYQGKSHTSELSVDLSRQLQSLSRQENVTLFMTLLAALQTLLHRYTHQDDIVVGTDIANRTHSETESLIGFFVNLLVLRSDMRGNPSFRELLQQVREVTLNAYAHQDLPFDKLVEELQPERNLHQTPLFQVLFVLQNTPVPTIELTDLTLHPLDTQENDLSKFDLALFVTETEPAIQIAWKFNVDRFDPDTIAQMANHFTALLASIVAAPEARLSTLSLQTAAEPKPLHQPRDRKNMSFSKFKSIQPKAISVPETGLVTTSYLQPGEPLPLVVQPNLEDIDLIGWAKNNRGLLETELLKHGAILFRGFNAASVPEFERFAQTICPALFGEYGDLPREEVSQNVYTSTPYPADKAILFHNESSHLHCYPMKIWFFCVQPAQSGGETPIVDCRKVYQLLDPKLQEHFAQKQLMYVRNYTDGLDVSWSRFFHTTDRSVVESYCHNHGIEFEWKANNGLRTREIRPAVATHPKTGETVFFNQIQLHHLSCLDLSVQESLLSLFGEENLPRQVYYGDGTPIEDSVVEEVCEAYRQATVQFPWQKGDILMLDNMLSAHGRNPYGGARKIVVAMGELVSPAETARLEAGNAVAR from the coding sequence ATGAGTGATCTAAGCCAACGCCTTGCTGCCCTCTCACCAGAAAAGCGGGCATTGCTGCTGCAACGACTGCATCAGACGAGCCAGCACCCAACCCCAACTCAGATTCAACGACAGGCACGATCGACGAACACGTTCCCGCTGTCTTTTGCCCAACAGCGCTTGTGGTTTCTCAATCAGCTAGAACCCGGTAACGCTTTCTACAATATGCCTGCGGCTATTCTGCTGAAGGGACACCTGAATATTGCAGCACTCGAACACAGTTTAGACGCACTAATTCAGCGTCATGAAGCCTTACGGACAAACTTTACCACCGTAGCAGGAGATCCTGTTCAGGTAATTGCAACCGCTCGATCGCACAATTTGTCGATCGTTGATCTGCATCACTGTTCAGAACCTGAACAAACCCAGAGAGTGCAACAACTCGCTCAAGCAGAAGCCCAACTTCCCTTTGATTTAGGGAACGATTCGCTCCTGCGGGTTTGCTTACTCCAACTGAGCGAGACGCAGCACGTCCTTCTGTTCACGCTGCATCACATCATTGCCGATGCCTGGTCATTGGGTGTGTTGATCCAAGAATTTGCCCAAGCCTACAGTGCTTTTTCGACAGGCGAGTCTCTTTCACTGCCAGAACTACCGATTCAGTATGCCGATTTTGCCGTGTGGCAACGGCAGTGGCTTCAAGGCGATGTCCTAGAGACTCAACTCCACTATTGGCAACAGCAACTCCAGCACGCCCCACCTCTGCTCGAACTGCCCACGGATCGTCCCCGTCCTCCGGTGCAGACTTTTCGGGGAGCCTATCAATCTCTCATACTACCCAACGCCTTGATGGAGGAACTGAAAGCCTTCAGCCGTCGTGAGGATACAACTCTCTTTATGACGATGCTGGCAGCCTTTAAGACCTTGCTGTATCGCTATACTGGGCAAACTGATCTTCTAGTGGGTTCCCCGATCGCGAACCGCAATCGCCTGGAAGTGGAGAATATCATTGGGGTGTTCATTAACACTTTGGTTCTTCGCACTGACGTTTCAGGCAATCCCACGTTTCGAGAGCTATTGGCTCAAGTTCGCAAAACCACACTCGACGCATACGCGCATCAAGACTTGCCATTTGAAAGACTGGTTGAGACACTGCACCTCGAACGCAACTTGAGCTATAACCCAGTCTTTCAGGTAATGTTCCAGCTTCAGAACGCACCGATGGCTGACCTGGAACTCCCCGGTTTAACGCTGAGTAACCTAGAAACTGCTGGAGAAACTACTCAGTTCGATCTGAGCCTCAACATGGCAGAAACCGAAGCAGGGTTGCAAGCCCTGATCGAGTACAGCACAGATTTATTTGATGATGAGACGATCGCTCGAATGTTAGGACACTTCCAAACCTTACTAGAAGGAATTGTCGCCCATGAGAACGATCGTCTCTCAAATTTACCTTTACTGACAAAGGCAGAACAGCACCAATTCCAGGAATGGAACCAGACTCAAGTTGAATTTGCCCAAGTCCCCATTCACCAGTTATTTGAGGCACAGGTCAAACGAACCCCGGACGCGATCGCTGCTGTATTCGAGCAGGAACACCTGACTTATCAAGCCCTGAACGATCGAGCCAACCAACTGGCAAGTCATTTGCAAACGTTAGGCGTTCGTCCCAATGGGTTAGTGGGAATTTGTGTCGATCGCTCCCTAGAAATGCTGGTCGGCATTCTCGCAATTCTCAAGGCAGGTGGGGCTTATCTCCCGATCGATCCGGCATATCCGCAAGACCGTATCGCCTTCATGCTAGAGGATGCAGACGTTGAGATTTTGCTGACTCAATCGCATCTCTCCCCTCCGCTTACCCAATCTAATCCAAAAGTTCTCTACCTCGATTCTGATTGGACAACGCTCTCCCCCGGTTCCCCGCTCCCCTGTTCTCCCGACCACCTCGCCTATGTGATCTACACCTCTGGCTCTACGGGCAAGCCCAAGGGAGTGCAAATCGAACACCATTCGCTGTCCAACTTTATCCAATCACTTCAGCAACACCTCAACCTCACCTCCCAAGATTTTTTCTTCTCGGTTACGACCATCACCTTTGACATTGCCGCGCTAGAACTCTTTCTGCCATTGACAGTGGGTGCCCGTGTCGTGATTGCCAGTCGCGCAGTCGCCTGTGATGGGGTGCGGTTATCTGAAGCGTTAGTCCAATCCGGCACCACGATCATGCAAGCAACGCCTGCGACTTGGCGGCTTCTACTGGCATCAGGATGGCAGGGTAACGCACAACTGAAAGTGCTTTGTGGTGGAGAGGCACTGCAAGCGGATCTGGCAAGTCAGTTACGGTCTAAGTGTGCTGCCCTCTGGAATCTGTATGGTCCTACCGAAACCACCATCTGGTCTACGATTCATGCGGTTGAATCTGACAACGAACCCGTTCCCATCGGATGCCCGATCGCCAATACCGAGATTTACGTGTTGGATCGCGATCGACAACTTGTTCCAGTCGGGGTCACGGGTGAACTCTACATCGGAGGTGCAGGGTTAGCCAGAGGCTATCTCAATCGTCCAGAATTAACCGCAGATCGGTTTCTCCAGCTTGAACTGCCAGAGCAGCAGCAAACACGACTCTATCGAACTGGAGATCTCGCCCGCTACCGCTCGGATGGCACGATCGAGTGTTTGGGACGCATCGACCATCAGGTAAAAGTTCGGGGCTTCCGCATCGAACTCGGTGAGATTGAATCCGTATTGTGTCAACATCCCACCGTACAGCAGGCAGCCGTTACCGTCAGAGAAACCGAATTCGGCGATCAACGCATCATTGCTTACGTTGTCCCTGTCTCCGCGTCTCATTCTGAATGGCGCAGCTTTCTCAACACAAAGCTCCCTGACTACATGGTGCCTGCTGCTTTTGTACGGCTAGAAGCATTACCTTTAACCCCAAACGGCAAAGTCGATCGCAAAGCACTTCCTGCACCGAGTGAGATTCCATCTGAGCTAGACCCAACACTTGAAGCCGCACAGACACCCGTTGAAGAAATGCTAGCTTCTCTGTGGTCGCAGATTCTCGGAGCCGAGATAGGCATTCACGATGACTTCTTCGCCTTTGGTGGACACTCCCTCTTAGCCACACAACTCATGTCACGCGTGCGGGATGTGTTCAATGTGGAGTTGCCGTTGCGTGTGCTGTTTGAAACTCCTACGATCGCGCGATTGGCACCGCAGATCGAGAAGGCAATGAAAACCAGACAACAGCTTGCCATTCCGCCTCTGCAACCCGTCGATCGTACTCAAGCATTGCCTCTATCCTTTGCCCAACAACGGCTGTGGTTTCTCAGTCAGCTTGCACCCGATAGCGCACTCTATAACTTTTCTGCTCACGTTCGCTTAGCCGGAACGCTCAATATATCTGCACTAGAGCAAAGTGTGAACGAAGTCGTGCGACGCCATGAAGCCCTGCGAACTGCCTTTGCTGTCGTAGAAGGACAACCCATCCAGATCATTGCTCCGACTTTGACCCTGCCCGTCCCGGTTGTAGACCTGCGATCTCTCTCCCCTGCCGAGCAGCAGACGGCTGTCCAACACCTAGTTGATGAGGAAGACCGTAAGCCCTTTGATCTAACCTGTTGTCCACTACTGCGGGTAACAGTGCTCCGGTTGAATGCAACAGAGCATGTCTTGCTATTGACCATGCACCACATCATTTCGGATGGTTGGTCTATGGGAGTGCTACTGCGTGAATTAATGGCATTGTACGAAGCGTTTTGTACAGGTCAGCCTTCTCCCCTGCCTGCGTTACCGATCCAATACGCTGACTTTGCTGTGTGGCAGCGACAATGGTTGCAGGGAGACGTGCTAGACCAGCAGCTTCACTACTGGAAACAGCAGCTTTTAGGGGGCAATTTGCCGCCGTTGAAGTTACCGACGAAGCCATCCCAACCTAAAAGCCAGAATTACCAGGGCAAAAGCCATACCAGTGAACTCTCGGTCGATCTCTCTAGACAGCTTCAATCCCTCAGTCGTCAAGAGAATGTCACTCTATTCATGACGCTGCTGGCAGCTTTGCAAACGTTGCTGCATCGCTACACCCATCAGGATGACATTGTGGTGGGCACCGACATTGCTAATCGCACCCATAGCGAAACAGAATCGCTCATCGGTTTCTTCGTCAATCTCTTGGTGCTGCGATCAGATATGCGCGGCAATCCTAGCTTTCGGGAACTGCTGCAACAAGTCCGGGAAGTCACACTCAACGCCTATGCTCATCAAGACCTACCTTTTGACAAACTGGTCGAAGAATTGCAACCAGAGCGCAACTTACATCAGACTCCGCTCTTTCAGGTGTTGTTCGTGTTGCAAAATACGCCCGTTCCGACGATCGAGCTAACGGATCTGACGCTGCATCCTCTCGACACCCAAGAGAACGACTTATCGAAATTTGATTTAGCCCTCTTTGTGACAGAGACGGAACCCGCCATTCAAATAGCCTGGAAGTTCAACGTCGATCGCTTTGACCCTGACACGATCGCTCAGATGGCAAATCACTTCACTGCTTTACTTGCCAGTATTGTCGCTGCACCCGAAGCACGACTTAGCACATTGAGTCTGCAAACCGCAGCCGAACCCAAACCACTTCATCAACCCCGCGATCGCAAAAACATGAGTTTCAGTAAATTTAAATCCATTCAACCAAAAGCCATTAGCGTACCCGAAACGGGACTCGTGACCACAAGCTATCTCCAGCCTGGAGAACCCCTACCCCTCGTTGTACAGCCTAATCTAGAAGATATCGATCTAATTGGTTGGGCAAAGAACAACCGGGGCTTGCTTGAAACGGAGTTATTAAAGCATGGTGCAATTCTCTTTCGCGGATTCAATGCGGCTTCAGTCCCAGAGTTTGAGCGGTTTGCCCAAACGATTTGCCCAGCGCTATTTGGGGAATACGGCGACTTGCCCCGCGAAGAGGTTAGCCAAAACGTCTACACCTCTACTCCCTATCCGGCTGATAAAGCCATTTTGTTCCACAACGAAAGTTCGCATCTGCACTGCTACCCAATGAAGATCTGGTTTTTCTGTGTGCAGCCTGCCCAATCGGGGGGTGAAACGCCGATCGTAGATTGCCGAAAAGTTTATCAACTGCTCGATCCCAAGTTACAAGAACACTTTGCCCAAAAGCAACTGATGTACGTGCGGAACTATACCGATGGACTCGATGTTAGTTGGAGCCGATTCTTCCACACCACGGATCGATCCGTTGTAGAATCTTACTGCCACAATCATGGCATCGAGTTTGAGTGGAAAGCTAACAATGGCTTGAGAACTCGCGAAATTCGTCCAGCAGTCGCAACGCATCCCAAAACTGGGGAAACGGTCTTCTTCAATCAAATTCAACTGCATCACTTGTCTTGTCTCGATCTCAGTGTCCAAGAGTCTCTGCTTTCCCTGTTTGGTGAGGAAAACTTGCCGCGTCAGGTCTACTATGGGGACGGAACACCAATTGAAGACTCAGTCGTTGAAGAAGTTTGTGAGGCGTATCGGCAAGCCACCGTTCAATTCCCTTGGCAGAAAGGTGACATCCTGATGCTAGATAACATGCTGAGCGCTCATGGGCGTAATCCTTATGGGGGTGCCCGCAAGATTGTGGTGGCAATGGGAGAACTCGTTAGTCCCGCAGAGACAGCAAGATTGGAGGCAGGCAATGCAGTTGCAAGATAG